Proteins from one Vibrio pomeroyi genomic window:
- a CDS encoding gluconokinase gives MAGSSVIVMGVSACGKSTIGEQLAKKLGRKFIDGDDLHPRANIQKMASGQPLNDDDRIPWLERVRDAAYSLESKNEHGVIVCSALKKKYRDQIREGNKNLTFLFLDGDVDLILHRMRQRQGHFMKENMIKSQFETLERPDHEPDTVVISIDGDIDDVVDCAAIVLSMTDEAEIA, from the coding sequence ATGGCTGGTAGTAGTGTCATCGTCATGGGTGTCAGTGCTTGCGGGAAAAGCACGATAGGCGAGCAGTTGGCAAAAAAACTTGGGCGTAAGTTTATTGATGGTGACGACCTTCATCCTCGAGCAAACATTCAAAAAATGGCGTCAGGCCAACCTCTTAATGATGATGATCGTATTCCATGGCTGGAACGTGTTCGTGATGCAGCGTACAGCCTAGAAAGTAAAAATGAGCACGGCGTTATTGTGTGTTCTGCGTTGAAGAAGAAATACCGGGACCAAATTCGCGAAGGGAACAAAAACCTCACCTTTCTCTTTTTAGATGGCGATGTTGACCTGATCTTGCATCGAATGCGTCAACGCCAAGGCCACTTCATGAAAGAGAACATGATCAAAAGCCAATTCGAAACATTAGAAAGACCCGATCACGAGCCAGATACGGTTGTCATTAGCATTGATGGCGATATTGATGACGTTGTGGACTGTGCTGCGATTGTGCTTTCAATGACTGATGAGGCAGAAATAGCATGA
- a CDS encoding alcohol dehydrogenase family protein, with protein MKFELPKTMKGVEMLGHGGAEMLGYREDIAVPQIEPNEVLIKVMAAGVNNTDINTRIGWYSKSDDSDDASWSGEALKFPRIQGADVCGFIVAVGDEVSVDRIGERVLIEPCLTEVYGRDLPQPWYFGSECDGGFAEYTKVAAKHAYAVNSTMSDVELASFPCSYSTAENMLTRANVAEGDRVLISGASGGVGSAAIQLAKARGAYVIAITSPSKNEQLLELGADEVIARDADLVKALGVNSVHVVIDLVAGDKWPEFLDVLKPHGRYAVSGAIGGAMVELDVRTLYLKDLSFFGCTVLEPQVFQNLVNRIEKQQIGAIVAESFPLADIHTAQDEFLKKKHVGKIVLEVAER; from the coding sequence ATGAAATTCGAACTACCAAAGACAATGAAAGGCGTAGAGATGTTGGGTCACGGCGGAGCAGAAATGCTTGGCTACCGCGAAGATATCGCTGTTCCTCAAATCGAACCTAATGAAGTGCTGATCAAAGTGATGGCGGCAGGCGTTAACAATACGGATATCAATACGCGAATTGGTTGGTACTCAAAAAGTGACGATTCAGACGATGCAAGCTGGTCGGGTGAAGCGCTAAAGTTCCCTCGAATCCAAGGTGCTGACGTGTGCGGTTTCATCGTTGCAGTTGGTGATGAAGTCTCTGTTGACCGTATTGGTGAGCGCGTTCTTATCGAGCCTTGTTTAACGGAAGTGTACGGACGAGATCTGCCACAGCCATGGTATTTCGGTTCTGAGTGCGATGGTGGTTTTGCTGAATACACAAAAGTCGCCGCGAAACACGCTTATGCGGTGAACAGCACTATGTCGGATGTTGAGCTAGCCTCTTTTCCATGTTCTTACTCGACGGCAGAGAACATGCTGACTCGCGCAAATGTGGCTGAAGGTGATCGCGTACTTATCTCTGGCGCATCGGGCGGTGTCGGTTCGGCGGCGATTCAATTGGCGAAAGCACGCGGTGCATACGTGATTGCAATTACTAGCCCAAGCAAGAATGAACAGCTACTTGAATTAGGTGCTGATGAAGTGATTGCTCGTGATGCTGATTTGGTAAAAGCATTAGGTGTAAACAGTGTGCATGTGGTTATCGATTTGGTTGCCGGTGACAAATGGCCAGAGTTTCTTGACGTTCTAAAACCGCACGGCCGTTATGCCGTCTCTGGTGCAATTGGTGGTGCGATGGTCGAGCTTGATGTTCGTACTCTGTATCTGAAAGACCTTAGCTTTTTTGGTTGCACAGTTTTAGAACCACAAGTATTCCAAAATCTGGTTAACCGCATTGAGAAACAGCAGATCGGCGCGATTGTCGCGGAGTCTTTCCCATTGGCTGATATCCATACTGCACAAGATGAGTTCTTGAAGAAAAAGCACGTCGGCAAGATCGTACTAGAAGTAGCAGAGCGCTAA
- a CDS encoding Gfo/Idh/MocA family oxidoreductase, which translates to MSNMQRKIKWGIAGLGNIANRFATALTEHCSHGELYAVSARDHSRATLFADKFGCDKAYGSYEAMAQDPDVEAVYIATVHPYHKPLAELFLSHKKNVLVEKPAFTNLGDLLEMKALAEQNGVMLLEAMKTVVFPAYRELTSFLTNNKIKIDSVEASFGNHHDYDPDLFIFNPDLAGGATLDVGVYGLWFFYDLCRTLGVTPSSPQVEMSSLYEGSNVDTDSCFQFSGEINATISASTVHNLPRTARLSGSDITITIQEKWWNPAYIEVEYQNETVTIEHPIQGNGFEYQIEHFSQLVLEGKTHSDILSSEVSAHVLDTMEKALIDAGYQHLTQPKI; encoded by the coding sequence ATGAGCAACATGCAACGCAAGATTAAATGGGGCATCGCTGGATTAGGTAACATCGCTAACCGCTTTGCGACTGCACTCACCGAGCATTGCTCACATGGCGAACTCTATGCGGTGTCAGCACGAGATCACTCAAGAGCCACTCTGTTTGCAGATAAATTCGGTTGCGACAAGGCTTATGGATCTTATGAAGCCATGGCGCAAGACCCAGATGTTGAAGCGGTATACATAGCCACGGTTCATCCTTATCACAAGCCTTTGGCTGAACTGTTTCTAAGCCATAAAAAGAACGTGCTGGTAGAAAAGCCAGCCTTCACCAACCTCGGCGATTTGCTGGAGATGAAAGCCCTCGCAGAGCAAAACGGTGTGATGCTGCTAGAAGCGATGAAGACCGTCGTGTTCCCCGCTTATCGAGAGCTCACGTCATTCTTAACCAACAACAAGATTAAGATTGATTCGGTAGAAGCCAGCTTTGGTAACCATCACGATTATGACCCTGATTTGTTTATCTTCAACCCGGACTTAGCAGGTGGAGCAACGCTCGATGTTGGCGTCTACGGACTGTGGTTTTTCTACGATTTATGCCGCACGCTTGGAGTTACACCTTCCAGCCCTCAAGTAGAAATGTCGAGCCTTTATGAGGGTTCAAATGTCGATACCGACTCATGCTTCCAGTTTTCTGGCGAGATCAACGCCACCATCTCGGCATCGACAGTGCACAACCTACCACGCACTGCACGATTAAGTGGCTCAGATATCACCATCACGATTCAAGAAAAATGGTGGAACCCTGCCTACATCGAGGTTGAATATCAGAATGAAACCGTCACCATCGAGCACCCAATTCAAGGTAATGGGTTCGAATATCAAATCGAACACTTCTCACAGCTGGTGTTAGAGGGAAAAACGCACTCCGATATCCTAAGCTCAGAGGTAAGTGCTCACGTACTGGATACCATGGAGAAAGCACTCATTGATGCTGGCTACCAACACTTAACTCAACCTAAGATTTAG
- a CDS encoding DUF1090 domain-containing protein: MNRYLKGSMLFLCAFSFNSMASTECDALTGCEKKFCEIEYQIKKAEQYDNQYKVERLTKALKAAKENCTNEGLKDDLREKIESSEEDLAEYRADLEEAKQDDKADKVQKYQHKIDKELRKIDSLKQQLAEIP, from the coding sequence ATGAATCGATATCTAAAAGGCTCAATGCTGTTTCTCTGTGCATTTTCATTTAACAGCATGGCAAGCACTGAATGCGACGCGCTCACAGGTTGTGAGAAGAAGTTCTGCGAGATCGAATACCAAATCAAGAAAGCGGAACAGTACGACAATCAGTACAAAGTGGAGCGATTAACAAAAGCGTTAAAAGCTGCGAAAGAGAACTGCACCAATGAAGGTTTGAAAGACGACCTCCGTGAAAAAATCGAATCCAGTGAGGAAGATTTGGCCGAATACAGAGCCGACTTAGAAGAAGCCAAACAAGACGACAAAGCCGATAAGGTCCAAAAGTACCAACATAAGATCGACAAGGAACTGCGCAAGATCGATAGCTTAAAGCAGCAACTGGCTGAGATCCCCTAA
- a CDS encoding LacI family DNA-binding transcriptional regulator produces the protein MKEPHKKTRTTLQDVADKVGVTKMTVSRYMRNPDSVAAKTREKIAAVIEEMGYIENKAPAMLSKSSSKAIGILLPSLSNQIFAAFVQGIETVTKENGYETLLAHFSYDAVEEEEKIASLLSYQVDGLILTESHHTPRTLQMIKNSGVSVVETMELPSKPIDMVVGLDHIDASYHVVKRMIEAGKCSIAYFGARLDARTKLRLQGYDKAMHEAGLEPKHVLTEQHSNFSLAEDLLDRALADYPDLDGVFCTNDDIAIGTLLIAQQRGIQVPQQLSVVGYNALDIGQTIRPKLTSVDTPRYEIGKKSAELLLARLKGEPVAETVVDMGYRITDGESV, from the coding sequence ATGAAAGAGCCGCACAAGAAAACTCGAACCACACTTCAAGATGTGGCAGACAAAGTAGGCGTCACCAAGATGACCGTCTCTCGTTACATGCGTAATCCCGATTCAGTTGCAGCCAAAACTCGCGAGAAAATTGCTGCGGTTATTGAAGAGATGGGATACATCGAAAACAAAGCGCCAGCGATGCTCTCTAAGTCGTCGAGTAAAGCGATCGGTATCTTGCTCCCTTCATTATCAAACCAAATCTTTGCCGCGTTTGTTCAAGGTATCGAAACGGTTACCAAAGAGAACGGCTACGAGACGTTGCTCGCTCACTTTAGCTATGATGCTGTGGAAGAAGAGGAAAAAATTGCTTCGCTGCTTTCGTATCAAGTTGATGGGTTGATATTGACAGAAAGCCACCACACCCCCCGCACGTTACAGATGATTAAGAACTCTGGGGTCTCTGTGGTTGAAACCATGGAATTGCCGAGTAAACCGATTGATATGGTTGTCGGCTTAGACCACATCGATGCTTCTTATCACGTCGTGAAGCGCATGATTGAAGCCGGTAAGTGCTCTATTGCTTACTTTGGCGCTCGACTGGATGCGCGAACTAAATTGCGTTTGCAAGGCTATGACAAAGCGATGCATGAGGCTGGATTAGAGCCTAAGCACGTGTTGACTGAACAGCACTCTAACTTCTCTTTGGCTGAGGATCTGCTTGATCGCGCTCTTGCAGATTATCCAGATCTAGATGGCGTGTTCTGCACCAATGATGACATCGCGATAGGTACCTTGCTCATTGCCCAACAACGTGGAATCCAAGTGCCGCAACAGCTATCTGTGGTGGGCTATAACGCTCTAGATATCGGTCAAACGATACGCCCCAAACTGACCAGTGTGGATACGCCACGTTATGAAATAGGTAAGAAAAGTGCCGAGCTACTGCTTGCCCGATTGAAAGGTGAGCCAGTCGCGGAAACGGTAGTGGATATGGGCTATCGCATCACTGATGGCGAAAGCGTTTAA
- a CDS encoding HDOD domain-containing protein, with the protein MFKRVLQALFSPFVANQSKQSHSSKSVSQQATSQQTTSEQESVKAAQVTPRSSIFVPPSSAQPSLLIVDKTMSLHDGEFLDYLFGESRLRTESDPFSDFVACQIERLIRSPKALLNELPVMPASVTTLMGELQNDEFDVEALLRVIEREPSMAADVIKLANSAFYKRSEKQVTDLKTAFLNMGSQGLIEGVVNSYMKNFTPGNNIYWRHFGEKIWNHSIQTASFSKELMKESQAQEDRATAYFVGLIRNLGKMIIFQMMVEAFKHVDPSVPPNSLALKRLMNSYSIRLTYTIAKFWEMPESVLTVIGYQESSRYECTPLGQAVFEANYLSELKYLLEEQAIDIEQFKARCKETLMSPAAFEVANRIYKESEVALAG; encoded by the coding sequence ATGTTTAAAAGGGTATTGCAGGCACTATTTTCCCCTTTCGTTGCTAATCAAAGTAAGCAAAGTCATTCTTCAAAAAGTGTCTCCCAACAAGCTACCTCCCAACAAACGACCTCTGAACAGGAAAGTGTTAAAGCAGCGCAAGTCACGCCTCGCTCTTCAATCTTTGTTCCGCCTTCGTCTGCTCAGCCATCATTATTAATTGTCGATAAAACGATGAGCCTTCACGATGGGGAGTTTCTTGATTATCTGTTTGGAGAATCACGCCTGAGAACAGAGTCAGATCCGTTTAGCGATTTTGTGGCTTGCCAAATCGAACGTTTGATTCGTTCTCCGAAAGCGTTGCTGAATGAGTTACCTGTTATGCCTGCCTCTGTCACTACATTAATGGGCGAACTACAGAATGATGAGTTTGATGTTGAGGCACTGTTGAGAGTGATTGAGCGTGAGCCAAGCATGGCAGCCGATGTGATTAAACTGGCTAACAGCGCCTTCTACAAACGCAGTGAAAAACAAGTTACCGACTTAAAAACCGCTTTCCTAAATATGGGCTCACAAGGGCTAATTGAAGGAGTGGTGAATTCTTACATGAAGAACTTTACGCCGGGCAATAACATTTACTGGCGTCATTTCGGTGAGAAGATTTGGAATCACAGCATCCAAACTGCGTCCTTTTCTAAAGAGCTGATGAAAGAATCACAAGCTCAAGAAGACCGAGCCACAGCCTACTTTGTTGGGTTAATTCGTAATCTGGGCAAGATGATCATCTTCCAAATGATGGTTGAAGCCTTCAAACATGTAGACCCTTCTGTTCCGCCGAATTCGTTAGCATTGAAGCGTTTGATGAACAGCTACTCCATTCGTTTGACCTACACCATTGCGAAGTTTTGGGAAATGCCGGAATCGGTGCTGACGGTGATCGGATACCAAGAATCGAGCCGATACGAATGCACACCGCTTGGCCAAGCCGTGTTTGAGGCTAACTACCTAAGTGAGCTGAAATACTTGTTGGAAGAGCAGGCTATTGATATTGAGCAGTTTAAAGCGCGATGCAAAGAAACGCTGATGTCACCAGCGGCATTCGAAGTGGCTAACCGTATCTATAAAGAGTCTGAAGTAGCATTGGCAGGATAA
- a CDS encoding SgrR family transcriptional regulator, whose amino-acid sequence MGNLKRKLELYEKIFQAFGPGVSRCQVSQLAALLHVSERHVQTLLKAMTAQGWIEWQASSGRNKKAQLTCLIEPIEACYQYAQSQADSGNIEQVFNTLSFNGRNAGSELQTFLSSNNHSTQNVAYVPFHRELEVLHPQRVLRRTERFLVMQICQRLTAIQQGKLSGDLAYHWQPNEDATVWHFQVRNGVQFHNGRKLEVQDIVRCLSSLSKSKLWRRCYQHIVEVSAVTGDVIKVTLSEPDWHLPRLLARAEASIFENTSEDKLIGSGAFALDIFSSKMMRLNRNNAYSHSTPILNRVELWVYPEWSKTKACAQNQVCVKVPEKTIAVSGARHSDLQNYGSIFFKIQNPKLSKTTRDFTVEDTSECQALFEQLSISGDQKTNVEYGHYTATKDIALCSIIDENDTFSSWLSFFTRFPFEDLSLATEMLNTIGQGITSIRREPDIVLAMNRLFELRHWLDETGVVVELKQEAFNLEVSEKIQAAQVDGFGWCDLGDVWISHI is encoded by the coding sequence TTGGGCAACCTTAAGCGAAAGCTTGAACTGTATGAAAAGATATTTCAGGCTTTTGGGCCTGGAGTATCACGCTGCCAAGTTAGCCAATTAGCAGCGCTACTGCATGTGAGTGAACGTCACGTTCAAACTCTATTGAAAGCAATGACAGCGCAAGGCTGGATTGAGTGGCAAGCCAGTTCGGGGCGTAATAAAAAGGCGCAGCTTACGTGTCTTATTGAGCCGATTGAAGCGTGTTACCAATACGCCCAAAGCCAAGCAGATTCAGGCAATATTGAGCAGGTGTTTAACACCCTAAGCTTCAATGGCCGCAACGCTGGCTCTGAGTTACAAACCTTTCTGAGCAGCAACAATCATTCAACACAGAACGTCGCGTATGTTCCCTTTCACCGAGAACTTGAAGTACTCCACCCTCAGCGTGTACTAAGGCGTACTGAACGTTTCTTAGTGATGCAGATTTGCCAACGCCTCACTGCAATTCAACAAGGGAAGCTCAGCGGTGATTTGGCTTATCATTGGCAACCTAATGAAGATGCTACCGTTTGGCATTTCCAAGTTCGTAATGGTGTTCAATTCCATAACGGTCGAAAGCTTGAAGTCCAAGACATAGTGCGTTGTCTCTCCTCACTCTCTAAGAGCAAACTCTGGCGTCGTTGCTATCAACATATTGTTGAAGTCTCGGCTGTCACTGGCGATGTGATCAAAGTGACTCTGAGCGAGCCTGATTGGCATTTGCCTCGATTACTGGCTAGAGCTGAGGCTTCGATATTTGAGAACACATCAGAAGATAAACTTATCGGCTCCGGTGCGTTCGCTTTGGACATCTTTTCAAGCAAGATGATGAGGTTAAACCGCAACAATGCCTATTCACACAGCACACCGATTCTCAATCGAGTCGAGCTTTGGGTTTATCCTGAATGGTCAAAAACTAAGGCATGTGCGCAAAACCAAGTGTGCGTCAAAGTGCCAGAGAAAACGATCGCGGTGAGTGGAGCGCGCCATTCAGATCTACAGAATTACGGGTCAATCTTCTTTAAGATTCAAAACCCAAAGCTGTCGAAAACCACTCGTGATTTCACCGTTGAGGACACCTCTGAATGCCAAGCGCTTTTCGAGCAATTATCAATATCTGGCGATCAAAAAACCAATGTCGAATACGGGCACTACACGGCGACCAAAGACATAGCCCTATGCAGTATTATTGATGAAAACGACACCTTCTCTTCATGGTTGAGCTTCTTTACTCGTTTCCCTTTTGAAGACTTATCGCTAGCCACAGAGATGCTAAATACTATTGGGCAAGGGATCACCTCAATTCGACGCGAGCCAGACATCGTTCTAGCAATGAATAGGCTGTTTGAACTTAGACATTGGCTAGATGAAACCGGGGTTGTGGTTGAACTCAAACAGGAGGCGTTTAACTTGGAAGTATCAGAAAAGATTCAGGCCGCTCAAGTGGATGGATTCGGTTGGTGCGACCTCGGGGATGTGTGGATTAGTCATATCTGA
- a CDS encoding homocysteine S-methyltransferase family protein: MKTLTILDGGMGRELKEIGAPFSQPLWSAQALIEAPEFVSQAHQNFVDAGAELLITNSYACVPFHLGEDLFAQRGFELAALSGELAKAVADNAPHTVKVAGAIPPPFGSYRPDLFKVEEAAPIIQTLYDAQDPNIDLWIAETICSLQEFESIHAVLKQSDKPCYYAFSLEDAKGDSANIRSGESVTDAIKLACQSNAKGIMFNCSVPEVMDQAIIDAKQVIEELGCDLDIGVYANNFAPISSEHEANDMLQEMRELDGQGYLAYAKRWYALGANIVGGCCGIGPKHIQALADWKRSIQG, translated from the coding sequence ATGAAAACACTAACCATACTTGATGGCGGCATGGGCCGAGAACTCAAAGAAATTGGTGCGCCATTCTCACAGCCTCTTTGGAGCGCTCAAGCACTGATTGAAGCACCTGAATTTGTTAGCCAAGCGCATCAAAACTTTGTCGATGCAGGCGCTGAACTCCTGATAACAAACAGCTATGCGTGTGTGCCTTTTCATTTGGGTGAAGATCTCTTTGCACAACGAGGCTTTGAGCTAGCGGCTCTATCTGGTGAACTGGCTAAGGCAGTTGCTGACAATGCACCTCACACAGTTAAAGTTGCAGGTGCGATTCCGCCACCGTTTGGCAGCTACCGACCAGACTTGTTCAAGGTCGAAGAAGCGGCTCCAATCATTCAAACCCTTTACGATGCGCAAGATCCAAACATCGACCTTTGGATCGCGGAAACAATCTGTAGCCTGCAAGAATTCGAATCCATTCATGCGGTACTTAAGCAGTCCGATAAGCCGTGCTACTACGCTTTTAGCTTGGAAGACGCTAAGGGTGACTCTGCCAACATTCGTTCTGGCGAGAGCGTAACAGACGCCATCAAGCTGGCCTGCCAATCTAACGCGAAAGGCATTATGTTTAACTGCTCAGTGCCTGAAGTAATGGACCAAGCCATCATCGATGCTAAACAAGTAATTGAAGAGTTAGGCTGTGATCTAGACATCGGTGTCTACGCCAATAACTTTGCGCCGATCAGCAGCGAACATGAAGCGAATGACATGCTTCAAGAGATGCGTGAGTTAGATGGCCAAGGTTACTTAGCTTACGCAAAACGTTGGTACGCATTGGGTGCCAATATTGTTGGTGGTTGCTGCGGTATTGGGCCAAAACACATTCAGGCTTTAGCTGATTGGAAGCGCTCAATACAAGGCTAG
- a CDS encoding TetR/AcrR family transcriptional regulator, whose translation MLREQIAASLEVAFSQQGFAEPSVAQLKTACGVSLRTLYKHFPSKEAMIVGALEYRHQRYLDFLLEASPEAGLESVTHIFNKLQQWLEEYAPHGCMSMNAIAAFPDNELINQSVTQHKEQVRLLIGKQSLRDDLATPLFLLHEGVSSAWPVLGEEAVASAQNMVTKLLEETR comes from the coding sequence ATGTTGAGAGAACAGATTGCAGCAAGCCTTGAAGTAGCGTTCAGCCAACAAGGTTTTGCTGAGCCGAGCGTTGCACAGCTGAAAACAGCGTGCGGTGTAAGCCTAAGAACCCTGTATAAACATTTCCCTTCAAAAGAAGCGATGATTGTTGGTGCATTGGAATACCGACACCAACGCTATCTCGACTTCTTACTGGAGGCGTCGCCAGAGGCTGGATTGGAATCTGTCACTCATATCTTCAACAAGCTTCAACAATGGTTAGAAGAGTATGCGCCGCATGGGTGTATGTCGATGAATGCGATTGCTGCATTTCCAGATAATGAGCTTATCAACCAATCGGTTACGCAACATAAAGAACAAGTTCGTTTGCTTATAGGCAAGCAGAGCCTGCGAGATGATCTCGCGACACCACTGTTTTTACTTCATGAAGGCGTATCAAGCGCGTGGCCAGTATTAGGCGAAGAAGCGGTGGCATCAGCACAGAATATGGTTACAAAATTACTCGAGGAAACACGATGA
- the edd gene encoding phosphogluconate dehydratase, translated as MTLPTIQAVTQRLIERSTADREAFLNRTKHQAYAGKGGKGLSCGNLAHAVAASCSDEKRSILDLTKSNVALISSYNDMLSAHQPYQHYPDQIKKALAKFGHTSQVAGCVPAMCDGVTQGQPGMDMSLFSRDLIAQSTALSLSHNVFDSTLLLGICDKIAPGQLIGALSFAHLPTAFVPAGLMATGISNEEKVHVRQEYAAGKVGKNALLDMECNAYHSAGTCTFYGTANTNQLVFEAMGLMLPGSAFIHPDSELRASLTQHAAIEIASMTPQASGFRPLSEVFTAKSLINGIVALLASGGSTNHSIHMVAVARAAGFILTWQDISDLSDVVPLLARVYPNGPADMNAFQAAGGVPALLRRLDQANLLHRDVTPTFGSFEDQMSIPELENGKLTWKKCEQSADAEVIAGPEQVFQSTGGTRVLSGNLGKAVIKVSAVAEEQRVIEAPAVVFDCQHKVEAAYQRGELNKDCIVVVINNGPAANGMPELHKLMPILGNIQKQGFKVALVTDGRLSGASGKIPSAIHVSPEAIRGGAIGLIREGDILRLDCASGELNNLNDMQSRQARVFEVDANQQTMGRNLFSVMRQSVSSAEQGASFIV; from the coding sequence ATGACCCTTCCAACCATCCAAGCGGTTACTCAACGATTAATCGAACGAAGCACAGCGGATCGTGAAGCGTTTCTAAACCGAACTAAACATCAAGCCTATGCAGGCAAAGGTGGCAAAGGGCTTTCTTGCGGCAACTTAGCTCACGCTGTCGCGGCTTCTTGTTCCGATGAGAAACGATCCATCCTTGATCTCACTAAGTCTAATGTGGCGTTAATCAGCTCTTACAACGATATGTTAAGCGCCCACCAGCCGTATCAACACTATCCTGATCAGATCAAAAAGGCATTAGCTAAGTTCGGCCACACGTCTCAAGTAGCGGGTTGTGTTCCTGCAATGTGCGATGGAGTAACTCAAGGGCAACCAGGAATGGATATGTCTTTATTCTCAAGAGACTTGATTGCTCAATCTACGGCTTTGTCACTTAGCCACAATGTGTTTGATTCAACACTTTTACTTGGCATTTGCGACAAGATAGCCCCGGGGCAGTTAATAGGCGCACTCTCTTTTGCGCATCTGCCCACGGCATTTGTTCCAGCAGGATTAATGGCAACGGGCATCAGCAACGAAGAGAAAGTACACGTCCGCCAAGAGTATGCTGCAGGTAAAGTAGGTAAAAATGCCTTACTGGATATGGAGTGCAACGCTTATCACTCAGCGGGCACCTGCACTTTTTACGGCACAGCCAATACCAATCAGCTGGTATTTGAAGCAATGGGCTTGATGCTACCGGGCTCAGCGTTTATTCACCCTGACTCTGAATTGCGCGCATCACTGACTCAGCATGCTGCAATCGAAATCGCCTCGATGACACCACAAGCTTCAGGTTTCCGCCCACTTTCTGAAGTCTTTACCGCTAAAAGCTTAATCAATGGCATTGTTGCCCTACTCGCCTCAGGAGGCAGTACTAACCACAGCATTCACATGGTTGCGGTCGCACGTGCAGCAGGGTTTATTCTGACTTGGCAAGACATCAGTGATCTATCCGATGTGGTGCCTTTACTTGCTCGAGTTTACCCCAACGGGCCTGCAGATATGAATGCATTCCAAGCGGCGGGAGGAGTACCCGCGCTATTGCGCCGTTTAGATCAAGCCAACTTACTGCACCGAGATGTCACACCTACCTTTGGCTCATTTGAAGATCAAATGAGTATCCCAGAGTTGGAAAATGGAAAGCTAACGTGGAAAAAGTGCGAGCAGTCGGCAGACGCAGAGGTAATTGCAGGTCCAGAACAAGTATTCCAAAGCACAGGTGGAACGCGAGTCCTTTCAGGGAACCTTGGCAAGGCAGTGATTAAGGTGTCAGCTGTTGCAGAAGAGCAACGTGTAATAGAAGCACCTGCGGTAGTTTTTGATTGCCAACACAAGGTAGAAGCCGCGTATCAACGAGGTGAGCTCAACAAAGACTGCATTGTTGTGGTGATAAACAATGGCCCAGCAGCAAACGGGATGCCGGAACTGCACAAGCTCATGCCGATTCTAGGCAACATACAAAAACAAGGTTTTAAAGTGGCTCTGGTTACTGATGGTCGCCTCTCTGGTGCATCAGGAAAGATCCCGTCTGCAATTCATGTCTCTCCGGAGGCTATTCGAGGCGGAGCCATTGGGCTTATTCGCGAAGGCGATATTCTGCGCTTAGATTGTGCGAGTGGTGAACTCAATAACCTCAACGACATGCAGTCTCGCCAAGCGAGAGTGTTTGAGGTAGACGCCAACCAACAAACCATGGGGCGCAACCTATTTAGCGTGATGCGCCAAAGCGTTTCGAGTGCAGAACAAGGGGCGAGTTTTATCGTCTAA
- a CDS encoding lipoate--protein ligase yields MKLSNKLVRYPHIDVERAFEKEDELLQQIQAGEIGQALMLWQAKTPTLVLPAGKKWPVTVESRKQLEAQGWQLSSRKTGGAPVPQLPGIINLSHIYHWPRDEAYNIQKAYLHLCNVLTLFFKELGVDVDVHATPGSYCDGDYNLNINKQKIVGTAQRVLLKRGGGQIVLSQACILLDVDLENIVAPVNFYNQICDNPTVVDAQVHTLLSAHVTPLPNVDSLFQQLSQTFIKYA; encoded by the coding sequence TTGAAGTTATCGAATAAGCTCGTGCGTTACCCGCACATTGATGTTGAGCGTGCGTTTGAAAAAGAAGATGAGCTATTGCAGCAAATACAGGCTGGTGAGATTGGACAAGCCTTAATGCTGTGGCAAGCAAAAACGCCGACACTCGTTTTGCCTGCAGGTAAAAAGTGGCCAGTGACGGTAGAGTCTAGAAAGCAACTCGAGGCACAAGGTTGGCAACTCTCTTCGCGTAAAACGGGTGGCGCTCCCGTTCCCCAATTACCGGGGATCATTAACCTATCGCACATTTACCATTGGCCTCGTGATGAAGCTTACAATATTCAAAAAGCGTACCTGCATCTTTGCAATGTCTTGACCCTGTTTTTTAAAGAGTTAGGCGTGGATGTGGATGTACACGCGACTCCCGGTTCTTATTGTGACGGCGACTACAACCTCAATATCAATAAACAAAAAATAGTGGGTACTGCTCAGCGTGTTTTGTTGAAACGAGGAGGCGGTCAAATCGTACTTTCACAAGCCTGTATTTTGCTCGACGTTGACTTAGAGAACATCGTTGCGCCAGTGAATTTTTATAATCAAATTTGCGATAACCCGACCGTGGTTGATGCGCAGGTTCATACGCTGTTGTCCGCGCATGTGACGCCTCTACCCAACGTAGATTCACTCTTTCAGCAGTTAAGCCAAACCTTCATCAAGTATGCGTAG